The sequence below is a genomic window from Candidatus Caldatribacterium sp..
TTCAGGGAGTGTGAAAAACGTGAGGAGGGATGCTGTCAAATTCGGTTTTCTCCTTCCTGGGCTTTTGTACCTTGTGGCCATGGCGGTTTTTCCTCTTATCTGGTCGCTAACTTTGAGCTTTCATCGCTGGAAAGCTGCTACTGCTGCTCCTCGCGTATTCGTGGGACTTGAGAATTTTGTGAATATCTTTCTTCGGGATCCTCGCTTCTGGAATAGCCTCCGTTTCACGCTCCTCTACGTGGCTTTCGTGGTGAGCATTGAGC
It includes:
- a CDS encoding sugar ABC transporter permease; this translates as MRRDAVKFGFLLPGLLYLVAMAVFPLIWSLTLSFHRWKAATAAPRVFVGLENFVNIFLRDPRFWNSLRFTLLYVAFVVSIE